One window from the genome of Rhodococcus sp. ABRD24 encodes:
- a CDS encoding IclR family transcriptional regulator yields MENQHGKQQNSFARGLDVLISIAQHGQTTVAEIAEELGIPQSTVYRYIRSLRDRALIEESRGTYIPGWRLMDIAGHHLINTRLVTAGTERLRHLTDQTSETSVLAIRAGSQGICLRQVASPNPHRHEFRVNELLPLNAGAGQRILLAFAPRPILDIVLARMAPHTANTPSAEQLTQLIETTRRNGFTVSRGEFRTGAVAISVPVFAGGEIACSLTLAGPSERCSSDRWLRRSLSLLRDAADSLGDVLVE; encoded by the coding sequence ATGGAGAATCAGCACGGCAAGCAACAGAACTCGTTCGCGCGCGGTTTGGATGTCCTGATTTCGATCGCGCAGCATGGGCAGACCACCGTAGCTGAAATCGCGGAGGAGCTAGGAATTCCACAAAGCACGGTATATAGATATATCCGCTCGCTTCGCGACCGCGCTCTAATCGAGGAGTCACGGGGCACCTACATACCCGGTTGGCGCCTGATGGATATTGCAGGGCATCACCTCATCAACACCAGACTGGTGACGGCGGGGACAGAGCGCCTTCGACATCTAACCGATCAGACGTCAGAAACATCGGTGCTAGCCATTCGCGCCGGATCACAGGGAATCTGCCTGAGGCAGGTCGCCTCGCCAAACCCTCATCGTCACGAGTTTCGGGTCAATGAGTTGCTGCCCCTCAACGCTGGGGCCGGCCAACGAATACTCCTCGCCTTCGCCCCGAGACCGATACTCGATATCGTGCTGGCCAGAATGGCACCTCACACGGCGAACACCCCGAGCGCCGAACAGCTCACCCAGCTCATAGAAACTACGCGGCGAAACGGATTCACCGTCTCTCGGGGAGAGTTCCGCACCGGAGCGGTCGCCATCTCTGTTCCAGTCTTCGCAGGTGGCGAGATCGCCTGTTCCCTGACGCTCGCGGGCCCGTCCGAACGGTGCTCGTCGGATCGCTGGTTACGCCGTTCCCTCTCCTTGTTGCGTGATGCCGCGGACAGTCTCGGCGACGTTCTCGTCGAGTAG
- a CDS encoding MFS transporter: protein MDPSPLASRRWGYLIPVVMVMYLLAYLDRGNVALILPFIGDDLHLSSSAKGMISGSFFIGYLVLQVPSVLMARRWGARPVVAVLLVAWSLAAIACGFVQNQEQLYAARFALGVFEGGVLPVIVLLLSRWFIDSERSRANTLFLTCIPLSAVLASPFTGWLLTITHWRTVFIIEGVIPLLWLIPWLLIVRERPVEARWLPIGESTQVQSKIDEEQRERASKSMVGNSSYREVLRSRTVWQLIAAYFLWFGGAYGVVLWLPTVIKNALPSSSALHIGLLSAVPYVAALAGMLIASRYTHSRGSVRLWIVAPLAAAGLATIAGQATSNVVIQLGLLCVVATGSYLSLGTYLAVPSLMFPDSFAGITVAAMTTFGSIGGFAGPFAVGWLSDVSGSTVVGFLVLGGSFVVAAVIAAVTIPRGLSTNPTPSRELGRVS, encoded by the coding sequence ATGGACCCTTCCCCGCTCGCCAGTAGACGTTGGGGCTACCTGATCCCTGTCGTCATGGTGATGTACCTTCTGGCCTACCTGGATCGCGGCAATGTCGCACTCATTCTCCCGTTCATCGGTGACGACCTGCATCTATCCAGTTCCGCCAAGGGAATGATCTCCGGATCGTTCTTTATCGGATACCTCGTTCTGCAGGTCCCGTCAGTACTGATGGCCCGCCGCTGGGGTGCGCGGCCTGTCGTCGCAGTGCTGCTCGTCGCGTGGTCGTTGGCGGCAATCGCATGCGGGTTCGTGCAGAACCAAGAGCAGTTGTACGCGGCTCGATTCGCGCTCGGCGTTTTCGAGGGGGGCGTGCTTCCGGTAATTGTCCTGTTGCTGTCGAGGTGGTTTATCGACAGCGAGCGCAGTCGTGCCAATACGCTGTTCCTCACTTGCATCCCGCTGTCCGCGGTCCTGGCCTCCCCGTTCACCGGCTGGCTGCTCACAATTACGCATTGGCGAACGGTCTTCATCATTGAGGGAGTCATTCCCCTGCTGTGGTTGATCCCGTGGCTTCTGATCGTTCGTGAACGGCCGGTGGAGGCGCGGTGGCTGCCCATCGGCGAGAGCACTCAGGTGCAGTCGAAGATCGACGAGGAGCAACGTGAGAGAGCGTCGAAGTCCATGGTCGGTAACAGCAGCTATCGCGAAGTGTTGCGGAGTCGCACGGTCTGGCAATTGATTGCTGCTTATTTTCTGTGGTTCGGCGGGGCGTACGGCGTAGTCCTGTGGTTGCCCACTGTGATCAAGAATGCGTTGCCGAGCAGTTCTGCCCTGCACATCGGACTCCTCAGCGCGGTCCCCTATGTCGCCGCTTTGGCGGGGATGCTGATAGCAAGTCGCTACACCCACTCGCGGGGATCGGTGCGGCTATGGATCGTCGCTCCCCTGGCCGCCGCTGGGCTGGCGACCATCGCCGGCCAAGCCACATCCAATGTGGTGATTCAACTCGGGCTTCTGTGTGTGGTCGCAACGGGAAGCTATCTTTCATTGGGAACCTATTTGGCGGTGCCCAGTCTGATGTTCCCCGATTCTTTTGCGGGTATCACTGTTGCGGCGATGACCACGTTCGGCAGTATCGGCGGATTTGCGGGTCCCTTTGCAGTCGGTTGGCTGTCGGATGTGAGTGGATCTACCGTGGTCGGATTCTTGGTACTCGGCGGCAGCTTCGTCGTTGCCGCTGTCATAGCCGCGGTCACCATCCCACGAGGGCTGTCGACGAATCCCACCCCGTCGCGAGAGCTAGGGCGAGTCTCCTAG
- a CDS encoding acyl carrier protein, with protein MHSGAQADKIREIVVEALGTVAPEVDSELLVPDQPLRDQVDLDSMDWLNFLVGLRAALGVDVPESDYPRLVTLDDLVSYLQDKQTR; from the coding sequence ATGCACTCTGGTGCGCAGGCAGACAAGATTCGAGAGATCGTTGTCGAGGCTCTCGGAACAGTCGCGCCGGAGGTGGATTCCGAACTGCTGGTGCCGGATCAGCCGCTTCGCGATCAGGTCGACCTCGACTCGATGGACTGGTTGAACTTTCTGGTGGGTTTGCGCGCGGCGCTGGGGGTGGACGTGCCGGAATCCGATTACCCCCGTTTGGTGACGCTGGACGATCTGGTTTCCTATTTGCAGGACAAGCAGACTCGGTGA
- a CDS encoding site-2 protease family protein, with product MLKWSIPAGRVFGVRLYLHWSLLVTLALIAGILATSVLPTEFSDRSAAEYWAVGTLAAAVFLVSLAAHEMAHSIVAVRDGVPVERITLWLLGGMSELRGEPADPRSELRIALSGPLTSLTIGIAALLLATVLNSHVDPVVTASIAWLGTANVVLAVFNLLPGAPLDGGRVLHAALWRRSGDRLSAAAGSARSGRAIGLALIALGAVQAVFLGSGAGLWLMLLGWFLRTAANAELASASMRHQMGDLRVGDIMTTSPDVAEANDQVSTFLADVLPTMHHRTFPVVDRQGRPVGVLSLRDLSRASAADRAGTIGSLARPLPDSARVHRDDHLATVAASAMLRPGLDLLAVVDGEQIVGVVTSTDLVRVCERTALGLPFRRPPAEPE from the coding sequence ATGCTGAAGTGGTCCATTCCGGCTGGCCGGGTATTCGGAGTTCGGCTCTATCTGCACTGGTCTCTGCTCGTGACGCTGGCCCTGATCGCCGGCATTCTCGCCACGTCCGTCCTCCCCACGGAGTTCAGCGACCGCAGCGCAGCCGAGTACTGGGCGGTCGGGACACTAGCGGCCGCGGTCTTCCTCGTTTCGCTTGCCGCACACGAGATGGCGCACTCGATCGTCGCGGTGCGGGACGGTGTGCCGGTGGAGCGCATCACTCTGTGGTTGCTCGGGGGGATGTCCGAGCTCCGCGGGGAACCGGCGGACCCGCGTTCGGAGCTGAGGATAGCCCTCTCGGGACCACTGACAAGCCTCACCATCGGCATCGCCGCATTGCTCCTCGCCACGGTCCTGAACTCCCACGTCGATCCGGTGGTCACGGCATCGATTGCCTGGCTCGGCACAGCGAATGTGGTTCTGGCCGTGTTCAATCTGCTGCCCGGCGCTCCCCTCGACGGCGGTCGCGTACTGCACGCCGCGCTCTGGCGCAGGAGCGGCGACCGACTGAGCGCGGCAGCCGGATCGGCCCGCAGCGGACGCGCCATCGGGCTCGCCCTGATCGCTCTCGGTGCGGTGCAGGCCGTGTTCCTCGGCAGCGGGGCGGGGCTGTGGCTGATGCTGCTGGGCTGGTTCCTGCGAACCGCCGCCAATGCAGAGCTGGCCAGTGCATCCATGCGCCACCAGATGGGCGACCTCCGAGTCGGCGACATCATGACCACCTCCCCCGACGTCGCGGAAGCGAACGACCAGGTGAGCACCTTCCTCGCCGATGTCCTGCCGACGATGCATCACCGCACGTTTCCAGTGGTCGACCGGCAGGGTCGGCCGGTGGGCGTGCTGTCTCTGCGCGACCTGTCCCGCGCATCGGCAGCCGACCGGGCAGGAACCATCGGATCGCTTGCACGGCCGCTGCCGGACTCGGCCCGCGTGCACCGAGACGACCACCTCGCGACGGTGGCCGCATCCGCAATGCTGCGCCCCGGCCTGGATCTGCTCGCCGTCGTGGACGGCGAGCAGATCGTCGGGGTCGTCACGTCGACCGATCTCGTGCGGGTCTGCGAGCGGACGGCACTGGGGTTGCCTTTCCGGCGACCCCCGGCGGAGCCGGAGTGA
- a CDS encoding DUF4334 domain-containing protein, giving the protein MTVYDEVAALRARGDRIDPREFDALWDRLAPCRPADLIGYRWRGFAFDTGHRTGSLLDRARWYGKAFTSETDVQPLLCRSKSGQLFSDVGTGHGEASLWEVAFRGEVTATMVYDGLPIFDHFKKVDADTVIGVMNGKSNLVFDAGEHFWFGLERDAALPDLVTNDPAEPAR; this is encoded by the coding sequence ATGACTGTGTACGACGAGGTCGCGGCGCTGCGGGCACGGGGCGACCGGATCGACCCACGCGAGTTCGACGCGCTGTGGGACCGGCTCGCACCATGCCGTCCCGCCGATCTCATCGGATATCGTTGGCGCGGTTTCGCTTTCGACACCGGACACCGGACCGGCTCGCTCCTCGACCGCGCCCGCTGGTACGGAAAGGCGTTCACGAGCGAGACGGATGTGCAACCACTGCTGTGCCGCAGCAAATCTGGTCAGCTGTTTTCCGATGTGGGGACCGGGCACGGCGAGGCGAGCCTATGGGAGGTAGCCTTCCGCGGCGAGGTGACCGCCACGATGGTCTACGACGGGCTCCCGATCTTCGACCACTTCAAGAAGGTGGACGCCGACACGGTGATCGGCGTCATGAACGGCAAGAGCAATCTCGTCTTCGATGCCGGTGAACACTTCTGGTTCGGGCTCGAGCGCGACGCCGCACTGCCAGATCTCGTGACCAACGACCCTGCCGAACCCGCCCGCTGA
- a CDS encoding glutamine amidotransferase, with protein MSESTVRIGLVLPDVMGTYGDGGNALILRQRLRMRGYDAEIVDITLSDPVPDSLDVYTLGGAEDFAQRLATRHLNTYPGLQRAAERGAPVLAICAAIQVLGHWYETSAGERVEGVSMLDATTTPQATRSIGEVITTPLIDGLTAPLSGFENHRGGTTLGADAKPVGRVTHGVGNGVGDGFEGVTQGSVIGTYMHGPVLARNPELADLILKRTLGVDELAPMDLPEVEQLRRERLRVR; from the coding sequence ATGTCTGAGTCGACGGTCCGCATCGGCCTGGTCCTGCCCGACGTCATGGGCACGTACGGCGACGGCGGCAACGCCCTGATCCTGCGACAGCGCCTGCGCATGCGCGGGTACGACGCCGAGATCGTCGACATCACACTCAGCGATCCGGTTCCGGACTCGCTGGATGTCTACACCCTGGGCGGCGCCGAGGACTTCGCGCAGCGCCTCGCGACCCGGCACCTGAACACCTACCCGGGGCTGCAACGCGCGGCCGAGCGCGGTGCGCCCGTGCTGGCGATCTGCGCGGCGATCCAGGTTCTCGGGCACTGGTACGAGACATCGGCCGGCGAGCGCGTCGAGGGCGTCTCGATGCTCGATGCCACCACTACCCCGCAGGCGACGCGCTCGATCGGCGAGGTCATCACGACGCCGCTGATCGACGGCCTCACCGCTCCCCTGTCCGGATTCGAGAACCACCGCGGCGGAACAACTCTCGGAGCCGATGCCAAACCCGTGGGCCGCGTGACCCACGGCGTGGGCAACGGAGTCGGCGACGGTTTCGAAGGCGTCACACAGGGTTCGGTGATCGGCACCTACATGCATGGGCCCGTGCTCGCCCGGAACCCCGAACTGGCGGACCTGATACTGAAGCGCACCCTCGGAGTGGACGAGTTGGCACCGATGGATCTGCCCGAGGTGGAGCAGCTACGCCGCGAGCGGTTGCGGGTGCGCTGA
- a CDS encoding MurT ligase domain-containing protein, whose product MGTRTRINLRGRLALRAAAAAAWASQKAGRGKGSMIGGLIALKIDPTLMQQLGRGRRSVVITGTNGKSTTTRMTAAALATLDEVATQADGANMDAGIVAALTARVDAPLAALEVDELHVPHVCDAVNPEVVVLLNLSRDQLDRVGEINMIERKLRAGLERHPDAVVIANCDDVLVASVAYDCKNVVWVAAGGGWASDSVSCPRTGEPIVWDGPHWRSTGSDFARPTPDWWLDDDNLYGPNGLVLPMKLTLPGKANRGNAAQAVAAAVAMGTRAEDAVAAASIVEEVAGRYSTVQVGAHSVHMLLAKNPAGWQEALSMIDHSVDGLVIAVNGQVPDGEDLSWLWDVRFEHFEGVKVVAAGERGTDLAVRLTYAGVEHTLEPDPLKAIGSCPPGRVEVLANYTAFRDLNTAIAKENSRDV is encoded by the coding sequence GTGGGAACTAGAACTCGGATCAACCTGCGCGGACGCCTCGCACTGCGCGCAGCGGCGGCAGCGGCATGGGCGTCGCAGAAGGCCGGACGCGGCAAGGGCTCGATGATCGGCGGCCTTATCGCGCTCAAGATCGACCCGACGCTCATGCAGCAGCTCGGCCGCGGACGCCGCAGTGTGGTGATCACCGGCACCAACGGTAAGTCCACCACCACCCGTATGACCGCCGCCGCGCTGGCGACCCTGGACGAGGTCGCCACGCAGGCCGACGGTGCCAATATGGATGCTGGCATCGTCGCCGCACTCACCGCCCGCGTCGACGCTCCCCTGGCGGCGCTCGAGGTCGACGAACTGCACGTCCCGCACGTGTGCGACGCCGTGAACCCCGAGGTCGTGGTGCTGCTCAACCTCAGCCGCGACCAGCTCGACCGCGTCGGCGAGATCAACATGATCGAGCGCAAGCTGCGCGCCGGTCTCGAGCGTCACCCCGATGCAGTCGTGATCGCGAACTGCGACGACGTGCTGGTCGCCTCGGTCGCCTACGACTGCAAGAACGTGGTCTGGGTGGCCGCTGGCGGCGGCTGGGCCAGCGATTCCGTCAGCTGCCCGCGTACCGGCGAGCCGATCGTGTGGGACGGCCCGCACTGGCGCAGCACCGGTTCCGACTTCGCGCGTCCGACGCCGGACTGGTGGCTCGACGACGACAACCTGTACGGCCCGAACGGGCTCGTGCTGCCGATGAAGCTGACCCTGCCTGGCAAGGCGAACCGCGGCAACGCCGCGCAGGCCGTGGCCGCGGCCGTCGCGATGGGTACGAGGGCGGAGGACGCCGTCGCCGCCGCCTCGATCGTCGAGGAGGTCGCCGGCCGCTACAGCACCGTCCAGGTGGGCGCGCACTCCGTGCACATGCTGCTGGCGAAGAACCCGGCCGGCTGGCAAGAGGCGCTGTCGATGATCGACCACAGTGTCGACGGCCTCGTCATTGCCGTCAACGGCCAGGTGCCCGACGGCGAGGACCTGTCGTGGCTGTGGGACGTGCGCTTCGAGCACTTCGAGGGCGTGAAGGTGGTGGCCGCCGGCGAACGCGGTACCGATCTGGCGGTCCGCCTGACGTATGCGGGCGTCGAGCACACGCTCGAGCCGGACCCGTTGAAGGCGATCGGGTCGTGCCCGCCCGGTCGGGTCGAGGTGCTGGCCAACTACACGGCGTTCCGTGACCTCAACACCGCGATTGCGAAGGAGAACAGCCGCGATGTCTGA
- a CDS encoding SHOCT domain-containing protein, with translation MDSFLDFLWVILVSFAFIAYLMLLFSIITDLFRDHKSSGWAKAIWVVFLIILPFLTALVYLIVKGDDMTKRSIAAAQHMKESQDAYIRQVAGKSGPEQIADAKALLDSGTITEAEFQALKTKALG, from the coding sequence ATGGACTCTTTCTTGGATTTTCTCTGGGTGATTCTCGTCAGCTTCGCGTTCATCGCGTACCTGATGCTCCTGTTCTCGATCATCACGGACCTGTTCCGCGATCACAAGAGTTCCGGCTGGGCCAAGGCCATCTGGGTGGTCTTCCTGATCATCCTTCCGTTCCTCACCGCCCTCGTGTATCTGATCGTCAAGGGCGACGACATGACGAAGCGTTCCATCGCGGCGGCGCAGCATATGAAGGAGTCGCAGGACGCCTACATCCGTCAGGTGGCGGGTAAGTCCGGACCTGAGCAGATCGCCGACGCGAAGGCGCTGCTCGACTCGGGCACCATCACCGAGGCCGAGTTCCAGGCGCTCAAGACCAAGGCTCTCGGCTGA
- a CDS encoding glucose 1-dehydrogenase, which produces MSSRFESKVLIVTGGSSGIGLAVARRLAAEGAAVIIGSRRKDVGEKAAESLRSAGGTAIFVPADVSIEEDAALLVTTAITEFGRLDGAFNNAGGVNASGPISTVDADTWNAELAQNVTSVFNCLKHQIPAVLQTGGAIVNNASNMGVVALPEAAPYVAAKHAVVGLTRSVALEVADRGVRVNAITTGGVDTPLARGSMATTDEALAYIESLHPVNRIAQPEEIAPFVAFLLSDEASFITGAALAIDGGFTTR; this is translated from the coding sequence ATGTCTTCACGCTTCGAATCCAAGGTCTTGATCGTCACTGGCGGGTCGTCCGGCATCGGACTCGCGGTGGCGCGCCGTCTCGCCGCCGAAGGCGCCGCCGTGATCATCGGCAGTCGGCGCAAGGACGTCGGCGAGAAGGCTGCGGAGAGCTTGCGCTCCGCCGGTGGCACGGCGATCTTCGTCCCGGCGGACGTCTCGATCGAGGAGGATGCCGCGCTGTTGGTCACGACCGCGATCACCGAATTCGGACGTCTGGACGGCGCTTTCAACAATGCGGGTGGTGTGAACGCGTCCGGGCCGATCTCGACTGTCGACGCCGACACCTGGAACGCCGAATTGGCGCAGAACGTCACCAGCGTCTTCAACTGCCTCAAGCACCAGATCCCAGCCGTTCTCCAGACCGGCGGCGCGATCGTCAACAACGCCTCGAACATGGGCGTCGTCGCGCTGCCGGAGGCCGCTCCGTATGTGGCGGCCAAGCACGCCGTCGTCGGGTTGACGCGGTCCGTGGCACTCGAGGTCGCAGACCGCGGCGTGCGCGTCAACGCCATCACCACCGGGGGTGTCGACACGCCCCTGGCCCGCGGGTCGATGGCCACCACCGACGAGGCACTTGCCTACATCGAGTCCTTGCACCCGGTGAATCGCATAGCGCAACCAGAGGAGATCGCGCCGTTCGTGGCGTTCCTGCTGAGCGACGAGGCATCGTTCATCACCGGTGCTGCCCTCGCAATCGACGGTGGATTCACTACGCGCTGA
- a CDS encoding DNA-3-methyladenine glycosylase 2 family protein translates to MIGDDSKYEAVCSRDARFDGEFFFAVATTGIYCRPSCPATTPKRRNVRFYATAAAAQGSGFRACRRCRPDAVPGSAEWNARADVVGRAMRLIADGVVDREGVAGLAERLGYSARQVQRQLSAELGAGPIALARAQRAHTARTLLQTTAMPITDIAFAAGFSSVRQFNDTVRDIYAVTPSELRAAAPGSTARFGSIAPASTAPGIALRLPFRGPYDAAAVFDYLEARAVTGVEEITGARGNRHYRRTLRLPHGLGVADVDEALGDSWMACHLCLEDLRDLTTATHRMRRMFDLDADPRAVAEHLSGDPALAPLVAARPGLRAPGTADPHELAIRVVSGGRAAATSLVQRYGTSLTVPRGTITHVFPSAAELADAPMTELCAERRRATRAVARALMDGTVRLDPGADRNATEAALACLPGVTAEMARYIRMRGLGDPDVLSTCDIVDQEAPERWDTAAWRPWRTYGVHHLAATRPAHVPVPRCATPTEI, encoded by the coding sequence GTGATCGGCGACGACAGCAAATACGAGGCCGTGTGCAGCCGCGATGCACGCTTCGACGGAGAGTTCTTCTTCGCCGTCGCCACTACCGGTATCTATTGCCGGCCAAGCTGTCCGGCGACCACACCCAAGCGCCGGAACGTCCGCTTCTACGCGACGGCCGCGGCAGCGCAGGGTTCGGGGTTCCGCGCCTGTCGTCGATGCCGCCCGGACGCGGTGCCCGGTTCAGCGGAGTGGAACGCCCGCGCCGACGTCGTCGGGCGGGCAATGCGGCTGATCGCGGACGGGGTCGTCGACCGGGAGGGCGTCGCCGGCCTGGCCGAGCGTCTGGGATACAGCGCCCGGCAGGTGCAGCGGCAGTTGTCGGCGGAACTCGGCGCGGGCCCTATCGCGCTCGCCCGGGCCCAGCGGGCTCACACCGCGCGAACCCTGCTGCAGACCACCGCCATGCCGATCACCGACATCGCATTCGCGGCAGGGTTCTCCAGCGTCCGACAGTTCAACGACACGGTCCGGGACATATACGCAGTCACCCCGAGTGAGCTGCGGGCGGCAGCCCCGGGCAGTACGGCGCGATTCGGTTCGATCGCCCCCGCGAGCACCGCACCCGGCATCGCCCTGCGCCTGCCGTTCCGAGGTCCGTACGATGCGGCCGCCGTCTTCGACTATCTCGAGGCGCGTGCCGTCACCGGGGTCGAGGAGATCACCGGGGCGCGGGGTAACCGTCACTACCGACGCACCCTGCGACTGCCGCACGGGCTCGGCGTCGCCGACGTGGACGAGGCGCTCGGCGACTCTTGGATGGCGTGCCACCTGTGCCTCGAGGATCTGCGCGACCTCACCACCGCAACACACCGGATGCGTCGAATGTTCGATCTCGACGCCGATCCGCGCGCCGTCGCCGAGCACCTGAGCGGGGATCCGGCGCTGGCCCCACTGGTAGCCGCACGCCCCGGACTGCGGGCCCCGGGCACCGCGGACCCGCACGAACTGGCGATCCGGGTGGTCTCGGGGGGACGCGCAGCAGCCACGTCGCTGGTACAGCGGTACGGCACATCACTGACGGTCCCCCGCGGCACCATCACTCACGTGTTCCCGTCGGCCGCCGAACTGGCCGACGCCCCGATGACGGAGTTGTGTGCCGAACGCCGACGGGCCACACGAGCGGTCGCGCGGGCCCTCATGGACGGCACGGTGCGCTTGGATCCAGGTGCCGACCGGAACGCGACCGAAGCGGCGCTCGCGTGTCTGCCCGGCGTCACGGCGGAGATGGCGCGCTACATTCGGATGCGCGGCCTCGGCGATCCCGATGTGCTCTCGACCTGTGACATCGTCGATCAGGAAGCACCCGAGCGCTGGGACACCGCTGCCTGGCGTCCGTGGCGCACCTATGGGGTACATCATCTGGCCGCGACACGCCCCGCCCACGTCCCCGTGCCGCGATGCGCTACACCCACCGAGATCTGA